A single genomic interval of Halorubrum aethiopicum harbors:
- a CDS encoding lycopene cyclase domain-containing protein, which yields MIPTPTYLQFHLVFSLPALAALWALAPRYSGSRRRAAAGIAVLVGIAYAYTTPWIAYMIRRGAWSYADGAVLVRALSIPLGEYLFFTIQTLLVAFALHRIGFDPTYREGDLDRRPRVAGVLVGVAALVVGLWLVSLDASFLYLGGLLAWVGPVIALQWAVGGGRLARAPRPWLAATFLPAAYLWVADRVAIGLGTWRIAPEFTTGVAVLGLPIEEACFFVAAGLMAANGLVLFEWVLDRNDRRIAAARERHGDAIDRTLGAIDPLEPTESIDPLEPAEPLDPLEPLEPTDTGVDPADLDSGR from the coding sequence GTGATCCCCACGCCGACGTATCTGCAGTTCCACCTCGTCTTCAGTCTCCCCGCGCTCGCGGCGCTGTGGGCGCTCGCGCCGCGGTACTCGGGGAGTCGCCGCCGTGCGGCAGCGGGGATCGCGGTGCTCGTCGGCATCGCGTACGCGTACACGACGCCGTGGATCGCCTACATGATCCGCCGCGGGGCGTGGTCGTACGCCGACGGCGCGGTGCTCGTCCGGGCGCTGTCGATCCCGCTCGGGGAGTACCTCTTCTTTACGATCCAGACGCTTCTCGTCGCGTTCGCGCTCCACCGGATCGGCTTCGATCCGACCTATCGCGAGGGCGACCTCGACCGTCGTCCGCGGGTCGCGGGCGTCCTCGTCGGGGTCGCCGCGCTCGTCGTCGGCCTGTGGCTCGTCTCGCTCGACGCGTCGTTCCTCTATCTCGGCGGGCTCCTCGCGTGGGTCGGGCCCGTGATCGCGCTCCAGTGGGCGGTCGGCGGCGGCCGCCTCGCCCGCGCGCCCCGGCCGTGGCTCGCGGCGACGTTCCTCCCGGCGGCGTACCTCTGGGTCGCCGACCGGGTCGCGATCGGATTGGGAACGTGGCGGATCGCCCCGGAGTTCACCACCGGCGTGGCCGTCCTCGGGCTCCCGATCGAGGAGGCGTGCTTCTTCGTCGCCGCCGGGCTGATGGCCGCGAACGGGCTCGTCCTGTTCGAGTGGGTGCTCGACCGGAACGACCGCCGGATCGCGGCCGCGCGAGAGCGCCACGGCGACGCGATCGATCGCACCCTTGGAGCGATCGACCCGCTCGAACCGACCGAATCGATCGACCCGCTCGAACCCGCCGAACCGCTCGACCCGCTCGAACCGCTTGAACCGACCGATACGGGCGTCGATCCCGCCGATCTCGACTCCGGTCGATGA
- the serB gene encoding phosphoserine phosphatase SerB: MSLVAFDFDGTLSDSEMTVLLAERAGVADEVAEITERAMNDEISYAESLYSRAELLGGLDEAAASEAFDAVRIRPGAARLIARLRADGHHVAVLTGGFERGVERALEREGVEVDTILANRLPMADGKLTGEAEGPLIEGTKDDALEDLAADLGVPMASTVAVGDGANDLPMLEVAGLSVGFVPKPAVRPACDAVVASMYRLGKVLEGHGVLSESE, translated from the coding sequence ATGAGCCTGGTCGCGTTCGACTTCGACGGCACGCTCTCCGACTCAGAGATGACGGTGCTGCTCGCCGAACGGGCGGGCGTCGCCGACGAGGTCGCCGAGATCACGGAGCGGGCGATGAACGACGAGATCAGCTACGCGGAGAGCCTCTACAGCCGGGCGGAGCTGCTCGGCGGGCTCGACGAGGCCGCCGCGAGCGAGGCGTTCGACGCGGTCCGGATCCGGCCGGGCGCGGCGCGGCTGATCGCCCGCCTGCGGGCCGACGGCCACCACGTCGCGGTGCTCACCGGCGGCTTCGAGCGCGGCGTCGAGCGCGCGCTCGAGCGCGAGGGCGTCGAGGTGGACACGATACTCGCCAACCGGCTGCCGATGGCGGACGGGAAACTCACCGGCGAGGCCGAGGGCCCCCTCATCGAGGGGACGAAGGACGACGCGCTGGAGGATCTGGCCGCGGATCTCGGCGTTCCGATGGCGTCCACGGTCGCGGTCGGCGACGGCGCGAACGACCTCCCGATGCTCGAGGTCGCGGGGCTCTCGGTCGGGTTCGTTCCGAAGCCGGCGGTCAGGCCGGCGTGTGACGCGGTGGTCGCCTCGATGTACCGGCTCGGGAAGGTACTGGAGGGACACGGCGTGTTGTCGGAATCGGAGTGA
- a CDS encoding DUF7554 family protein → MTRAEIDVDDLLKIVLGLAVVWLLLEILGTVLDLTFALLDALPTLIVVVIVVLIALRLADRI, encoded by the coding sequence ATGACCCGCGCCGAGATCGACGTCGACGACCTCCTGAAGATCGTTCTCGGACTCGCCGTCGTGTGGCTTCTCCTGGAGATCCTCGGAACGGTGCTGGACCTGACGTTCGCGCTGCTCGACGCCCTCCCGACGCTGATCGTCGTCGTCATCGTCGTCCTGATCGCCTTACGGCTCGCCGACCGCATCTGA